From Triticum aestivum cultivar Chinese Spring chromosome 7B, IWGSC CS RefSeq v2.1, whole genome shotgun sequence:
AGATCCGATCGGCGAACGAACCTTGCTTCTGCCGATCTAACCCATCCGCTCCAGTAATTCCCAGCATTTTTTACCTTTCACTTTTGACCTGTCAATGTTACCCTCTCATTATCATTAACCAAACGTGAAGGCAACCTGCGCTTTCGGTTGAGCAGAACGGGCTACATTGTAGCCACTCACACCAGAAAGTGGAAACTAGACACTAGACGACACTAACATCTCACAACTTTCACATGACCATATCTTCTCGTGCAGACTTTGATTACTTCTTCATAGTATTTTTCTAGATGGAATTTGTTTCACAATTGTCCTCCTGTGCCTACGTTTTTCTTCAGAACTTACACGCGCTGTGTCCACGCAGCAGTCTAATCCCAGTTTGAGCACTATTAAAAATTGGTTAAAAATTTAATACGCGTCGCTGGCAGTTGCACATCAACATATATCGCTTTAATTATAGGAATGATGATGTATAGGCTCTGGTACTGTGACAACAAGTGAATCTTTGTGAATTGTCACTCCTGGTGATGAGGGAAGCAAAAGTAGCTGGTatccacaaatgcaagaaactgaCGAACGGTGTTTTATTTGGATGACCCGACGAACGGTGTTGGGTGGCTTGGCTCACCCAGAACCGATAAGATCAAGAATATCATCGTCATGCATTCTTCACATACCCATGGGTTTCCTGATAAGATACTGCATCTGGCCAGATAGCTACCCGGTCCCCGCTCCAATTGCCACTAGTTGTTAGTGTTGCCATGACGGAATCCATCCTGAATGTGACGTGCGATCTTCTCATGTGCAGGTGTTCGTCGCGATGCAGGCCGCATACATCCTGTGGGCCGTCCTCGCCGAGCAGCGGCCCCGCGCCGCCATCGCCACGCTCATGATGTTCACCTGCCGCGGCCTGCTCGGCTGCTCCACGCAGCTGCCCCTGCCGGCGGAGTTCCTGGGCTCCGGGATGGACTTCCCCGTGGGGAACGTGTCCTTTTTCCTCTTCTATTCTGGGCACGTCGCCGGCGCGGTGATCGCGTCCATCGACATGCGCCACGTGGGACGGCGCAGGCTGGCGGTGCTCTACGACACGCTCAACCTGCTGCAGTTCGTCAGGTTGCTTGCGTGCAGAGGGCATTACACCATTGACCTGGCCGTCGGCGTCGGCGCCGGTCTCCTCTTCGACATGCTCGCCGGCTGGTACCTGGACAGCAAGAACGTCGACAGCGGCGACAACCGTTGCTGCAGCAGCTGCCAGAAGGCTCTCGTCTCACAGAAGCTTACATCATAGGCCTATCAATGGCCGTGGAATTGCAGTGGACTGGACATGATCCAAGTCATTTTCTAGATTGCTACTTACTGATATGTAATTGTGTAACTGTGTTTGTCCTATGTAAGTTGCAACATCTTCTGAAATGCAAGTATCAGAATTCAGAAGCTTAAAGTACATCACAAGACAGGAATCAGCACAGGAACCAAGCTGCGAAGTGGCAAGTGGCAACAGATGGCAAAGGTCAAGATGCACCATTTATTTCTGATTGAAGGGTGGTACTCTCAAGATTATTTTTGCACCCATGTTACAGGATGATTTACTCCTAGCTTAGAGGACATACATACGACAGTACATTGCCAAAGTATACAACAGGTGAATAGGTGGTTATTTCTATCTAGTATACATTGGTTGCTTCTTCTACCTCAGTCTTGCGCCATGGAACTGGTCACCCCGCAAACAACAGCAGGCTGGTCAAGCAAACATCGCAAACACCGAAATGGATCATCAGTTTCATCACAGCAACACACATCTGTCGTGCCACGCCGCTGATATCTTACACGGACACCGTTATTTATGGTCGCCATCGGCAGACCCATTCTGTTCACCAAGCTTGTGAAACTCGGCCTGGATGACCTCCACAATCATGGCGTCATCGGGGTCTTGGTCGGGGATGTCTACATGCAAAGAACCCTGCTTGATGAGTTCCTGATTCAGCGCCTGCTGCTCGATGTAATGGTAGAGCTCTTGGTGGAAAGGGTGGTCAAGCGAGAAGCAGTCATCGACGCTGCTCAATGGAACTTTTGATGAACCCTCACGTCGACAGAAATGGGGGATGGAGGAATGGTCCATGATCTGCAAAGTCCAAATAAATGGCCCATGGAGGTCTTATTCTCGTATCACTCTTGCTTAATTGGAGTGCAGTAATGTCTTGATGAGCAACGAATGATGAAAATAGCACTAGCAAGTAATCTTACCTTTAGGAGCTCATCTTTCCCACGACCACTCAAAACATGGACCTTCTTTCTTGTCCTCTCTTGCAGTAGAGGTTTCACAACCTAGTAACAAAATTAAATGACTATTGTGTCTTTGAAAATAAAATTACTAAATTACTGGTACAATGAAAATCTTAGGCTTCAATACCTTCCAACACGCTGAGAATATATATGGAGTATTTACAATATAATAGGTCTCGGCCTTTTCAGGGTAATTCAGTTCATCGACAGCAGATATTGCAGTCAAAATCTGCAATCCAACAACAGATAGCATCATAAATATGGATTAGCATACACAACATGCAGATCTTATGCAAATATTTAGCTTTCTAAAAAACGGTTCTTGTCCCTGTCACCTTTGGATGTCATAAACACCCATGTATTTTTCCACTTCTGTATGTAGCCATAAAGCGTAAAAATATGACATGTTCATGCAGGGCATACCTTCAATAGGCTCAGTGCTGACAACTTCAGACCAGTCATATCAAGAACCTTTATACAGGTGGTTATAGGTCGCCTAAACTTCTTCGTCGCCATAGGCTATGGAACATAAGCAAGGAAAGCAGGTGTTATTCAATCTCAAATGAACTAGATGATCTTGGCCATGTAAAGATTAGTTGCACACTCACCAGAATAATACGATCACGGTACTCATTGATCTGAATATGAGATTGCACATAGTAATGGACCTGAAAATGCAACATACTATCATTCTGAAGCACATAAAGAACAACAGATTGAATCTCCATGCCTATCAATCCAGTAGAAATACATTTCCAATTCCATTAATATTGCAATTTGGTAATTATCTCTAATTGACATGGATGCAAGCTGACAAACTAAACGCTCATCAGAACTGTATTCGCAGAGGAGAAAGTGAGAACATCCAATTTGCGCGGGAAGTATATGGCCAATTACCGAAGCTTTGTCATATGTGCTCTGTCCAACACCAAAGGCAAATACTGGGACGCCCTGGAAAAGGCAAAGGAAAGTTTGAGTATTAAATGAATTTAAGGTTATTTATATTACAACTAACTATGGCCTGGACGTGATTATTTGTATCTCATAAAGACCCACAATGACCAAGGTAATAGTGTTTTCATAGAGATCTGTAGTTTCAAAACGCAACATCATGTCATCAGTAGTTCAGGACACCATTCTCCCAAACATTTCTGATCAAAGAAGTTCAAAGCTGGACCCTTTCTCAAATCTGTTTCCGCTGATTGTTTGATATACATATATCCTTTACTAGTGCAACTAGACATGTATCTTGCATTTTTTAAGGTGGGCGTATCTTATGTAACACAAGATCAGAAACGTATCGACAATGATAATTCAAGCATATAATAGTATCAAAAGACAGCCGTATAAATAAGTACTGGTGCACAGCATTGGAAGTAGGGAACAAATAGCTGCATCAGGTTTAGCTATGTACAAAGTTGCATGTTCGATAACACATTATGATGAAACAAGTTCTAGAAAAGTGAAAGGATAGGACCCAACAATGGAAGGAAATAAAAGATGACTGGCTTAAGACAGCTATACCTCCTTTGAGTATCCTGATAACCCAACAAGCTGTGATTCTCGTATCGATCTATACAAATCTACTGGGATTATAGGTTTCTGCAATTGTCCAACACATACAGATGATCAGTAATAGGAAAAAGTAAACAGAAAATTCGATATAACTCCGCATCGCAGAAAAATGGTTGCTCACCTCCAGTATACTGTCAATTTCATTTTgtatcctccaattcaaacaatcTACAATCTGGCAAAAACAAAATATACTTAACCAGTCAAGTAATCCATGGAACATTTACTTCAGCACTAATCAAGTAGGGGAAAATGTAAGCCAAGACCCTACCATTTTATGAGCATTAGTTACATGCCACTCTCTAGCTTTAAGGAAGCGCACTAGTGTCTCTGTTGGATAGCCCTGGTGCACATTCTGTAAAGGGAAATTCGTGTAATTAAGAACTCAACTCCCATCAAAAGGTACTTTACGATCTCTAATAGTAACAAATTCTTTTGAAAACTGAAAGAGCTGAAATGCAACCAATACGGTTTATAGTTCTCCCCGATATGGTTGTACGTAACACTGCGATTATTTTGAAATCTTTAGAGTATGGTATTCTAACAGCAACTATAGTTCATGGTACTTTTTCCACGAAGCTAAGAGGTGTAGGCAGTATTTTCTTTGAAGGCGGCGGCTGTGAACGTTGCTCTTTTTGGCCTTTTTAGGCCTCTGTGTTGTGCTGCacattggctgtgtgcatcctcgACACTTCGTCATCATGTTATTGCAGAGGTCAGTTTTACTTTATTTGTATCAGCTGGATGCATTAATAAAATTGCTTCTTCGTAAAAAAAGTTCATGGTTCCTCCGGTCCTCCCGATATAGTTAGTATGTAACACTGAGCTTAATTTGAAATCCAaaatattttattatttttatattGTTGTAGGCACTCCTAGTCATTATTAGTGTTTACATATGCTAGTATCCCAATTCCCAATAACAGCAGGACCTAAAACTAGAAGGAAAACTTTGCAAACAGAGTAAGCAGACATGATCAGATGCTAGTTCAATCATAGAAGACAGGATTCCAGATGTAAGTGGCAGGTATATGCTTATCTTGactttctttctcctttttcccaTGGCAGAATCTTATGCTTTAAAATTCAGGTTTTGTTATGGCGGGAGGAATGTAGAATCTTAGCCCTTAAAAGTCGGGTTTCGTTATCAGTGAAAGAATCAATATTCGTTTCCCATACAAGCCCCAGAAATAGACTATGCATAGTGCGCATTCATGGTACGATAAGCAATTATAGATCTTCCACAAGTATGCAAATAAACATAACGAATTCGCATGCATTGGCTACTTTGAAAAGCCAGATATATTCTCTGAGACCAGAATTGGCTCATTTCCCCTATAAAAGAACTTGGGTGCTTATATTATTTGGTAGTAGTTCCATGTGCTAGTACTTTGCCTGCCTAATGGAGAATTTCAGCACAATAATTATGCTGCAAGTAGCACTGTCCATCTTGATTCCAGCTCCACTAGATAAGAGATTCTGCTCCGGAATAAGTTGACATCTCCTACTGATCAGCACTCAGGGCGTGCAAAAGCCTTAGTCTTAGGGAGCATTTCAGTGACCACAAAGCATAGAAAATGCAAGCAATTTTCTGGGATAGGATGTGTGTCAACCTGAGACCAGTGCCACCATACTAGCAGACTAAAAAGCGCGGAAATGAAATTATGCCGGAGAACTTGGAGCCTCTGCTAGAGGAATCTGTACTGGCCAGATCCCAGATGGCAAGGAAACTTTAGTGAGGAATACATTGTTACCAACCAATTGGGAGACTCAATGCCCCAACAAAAGATCAGGAGGCTTCGAGTGCGAACACCTCACCATCCACTAGTTGACTCGGTGGAGGTGAGATCAGAACAATTCCATGAGAGATGAGACACACCCCTCACTTCATTGTCCAGCCACTCAAAATTACCCCCCAAAAAAATCCCAAACGTGTGGCCTACACCAAAGAACAAAATAATACCTTGCATCCACATGCAAGCAATAGCGCGGCAACTTTCCCTACCGAAAATCTATCATATCATATCATGCATACCATATACAGATTGCTTATAGCAGTAGTTCATCGATATCCAGTAAACCACACGTGATCCAGCATGTTATCAACTACATGCTCTGTTCCAAGTTGCAAACTAAAAGTGGCCAGCAGGCTTGGAGATTAGACAGTGACTGATATCAACCATCTATCGCCAAACAAGTGGCCCTTGTTTTTGACCTTCCCCTACTTTTCGGTAAGATGAGAAATTGTTTTTTGTTCAATAAACAATGTAATAAGTAATGTTACGATGCAGAGGCCGGTGATAATGAAAGTTTCCATCGTCTAAAAATCCATCTCCCCTGATCCATTTGAACCGAGATTGGGTTTGCAGACCACTGAGCTGAAGTAAGCAGTTGTCTATAGTCCAACTGAAGCGGAAAACAGAGTACTGCAAAGGCATGCATACAAAAGCTGGAGAACAGAGAGGAGGAAGATCCAGCATACCTGGAACGTCTTCTTGAGCGGCTCCTCAACTGCAGAAAACCCAGAACAAGAGGCGCAAGGCAGTCAGCACCGAGCAAACGCATGGTGTGTGTACCAAAACTCGAAACGTGGAAATGTAAGGAACCCGCGCTGACCTTGGTCGAGGAGGCGAGCGACCTGCTGGACGGCGTCGTCGCAGGCGGCCCCCATTGCGCTCGGGGAGGCGGGAGCGGAGCGGCCGATTATACGGGGTTTTGGCGCGGATTCAGGCTTCAGAGGGGCGGCCAGCGAGGGAAAGACGTTCAGGTTCAGGGGGCGGTGGAGGGGAGTGAGGAGACGGTCTCCTCCGAGTCGTCGGTCGAccggctcttctcctggtcggtgGGTCGGTTTGTCGTTGCGGGACGACTTTGGGTTGGGAGTCCGTCCACTTCAGCCGCTGCTATTATAGGCGCGCAATCCGGTGGGGTGCAGTTTTCTTTTCGTTCCTTCCTCTCTTTGGCGtgcagtttttttctttttgcagggATTTCGGGCATGCAGTTGGGTACGGATTTTGTCACCTCTCGCGAGTCGGATACACAGGCTATCAGAATACCAGGCTTGGTATTTTgggattttttgtccaaaaggaccccctGCCGAAATGAATTGACAAAAAAGATTACCTCTGAATCATTTTGACAAAAAGGACCCCCTCAGcggtggcggcaggcgcggcaggtgacacgtggcacctgccgccacgccaggaggcggcgggccctgccgccaccgtcggAGGCGGCCACCCAGCCAGAACGGATTCCCCACAGTGCGTCGCGGCGCGACGGAACGGGCGGGCCAGGTGGGCCCTGCCGCCACCGGGCGAGGCGGCCAGCCCTGGCGCGGTCGCTGCCTGGCCGACAGCCTCTGCTGCGCCCGGGCCCCGCCAGTGGGCCTCGCCGCCACTGGCTGAGGCGGCATCCTCCTGGCGCGCTGGCTGGCCGACAGCCTCTGCTGCGTGCGGGCCGAGGCGCGGGCCAGGCCGCCACTGTTGCTGGCGGCATCTTTTGTTCTGCATGCGCGGCAACACTGATTCCGTGACTGACGGCGCTGATTCCGATACAAACTTCGCTCATTCCGATGATTCGAAAATTGATGCTGATAGCCTGCTTTTGCTTGTTTTGCTTGAGTCATGCGTGGCTACAGGTTCCCTGTTGCAGACTTAGCTAATTCCCTCGCGCGTGCTGGCTATTGCTTGAGAGGACGCGCCGGCACTGCAGAAATACACTCACTCGTTGCGGGAATCCGAGGTTTCCTgttgtgccgacactacagggatcctaAAATATCCTATAAAAAAAGACACCGAGGCTCTCGTCCAGCCATCCTAGAAATCGTCTGAGCCTATAAAAGAAGACACTGAGGCTCTCGTCCAGCCATCCTAGAATTCGCCAATGCGCAAAGTGTGTAACACATTTTTTCAGTCGATATGAGTTTGCCTTGTTCGGATCAAAGCATTAGGCCGAGGAAAATGAAGAATGCTAGTTTGCCTTCTGGGGTGGCAGTCCTGCGGTGTTGGTGTGGCAatctttgcaaggtgaaggaggtgacggatttttcagattggttgggcatgaagtttttcatgtgcgccaattatgaggaagatcctgccgtagctatttcagagtacgacaagcctccggtatgctttaaccatcacgaatagatattgttggtattttCATTGATTCTTTAGTAACATTCTTGTTTCTTGTTGTAGTCTCCTCCGCCTCTGTGCATGTACTATCATTGGATTGACACGGAGAAGCCGGCTTGGGCAGTGACTGAGATTCGTGAAAGAAGTCGCCGTGCGTGGAATAGTTTATTTACGGAAGAGCGGCGCGAGAAGGCGGAAACTGAGGAGAAAGTAGAGCAAGAGAGAGAGTTAAAAGAATACTATGCGGAGCAACACCATTTTTTTCAGGAAATGGGAAAGAAAAACGGGGAAGAGGCTCGTCGCATGGAGGAGCAGGAACGACAGCGAAAGGAGGCTCGTGAGGCGGAGAgacagagaaagaaagaaagggctcgtgaggccaaggcagcagaagaagctggcgatggaaaaggaaaatatccacgCTGGACTCAGTAGATTCCTGTGGTAGTATTTTAAATTTCGCAATCATTTGTATCTTTATTTCTGCACTTTAATGTAGCTTTATTTCTGCACTTTAATGTAGCTTTATTTCAGGAGTTAAATGTAGGTTTATTCCTACAatgtatcttattttcagttgtGCCGTGTCGCTGTGGAAAAAAATATAGTTTTAGAATAAAGTAGTGGCATTTTATTTCCCTACACTAATATCGAACATCGTGCAACAACTACAAAATAAAATTAAGATAGAACCTAATGCCCTACAATAAAAGcgtacaaactaataatgcaagtacatccgaattaaacggtagaactggaatacagcttaaaaactacatgaaggcatcatcgtcatcctccatcgatgcagaactcttgcccttcgaggatgtagaactcttacccttggacgatgcagaactcttgctcttcgaggatgcagtactcttgcccttagacgatgcagaactcttgccctttgatgatgcagcacccggaagcggcggcatgaagatatcatcttcatcctcgctctcctcagtccataaaaatggatgattttctgcagtccttctgaaagtttcactcttcggctccactacaTTCTTCCACCTTGCacgcaacctaagaagttctttacgtacctcctcataggtcctttcaggccacccagacctacataattggtgagccaactcattcattatggtgtcactaccagtgagttcgtcccatggaactatcctattgtccatcctgaaatcggtagctagcctcagaagagtcctgctcatcccagggtgaaaactacgatcgaaaggataatggaacatctcgactacactacactcgaatgcttatccacctccgtctgaagggggttttataggtagagaggagaaaatggcgggaaagaacgagggcagtatggcgggaaagggttggcgggaacatatggcgggaaacgagTGGCAGGGACATATGGAGGGAAAgcgttggcgggaaacgggtggcgggaacatatggagggaaagcgttggcggggaaaatattgaggggaaagggTTGCGCGAAAACATAAGCCGAAGAGTGGAGCGGGATAGTATGGCGGGAGATATAGGCGGGAAAAATTGTTCCTGACTGGTGCATTTTTATTTCAGCATACACAGATGTTCAAATCAAAAAGTCTGATACAGACATATGTAGATACAATGGGTCACACATAGATGAATCATTGTAGTCGACGACGGCCAGCTGGCCTTCCCTTCGGGCCGGAAAGCTCCAAGCGATTAGGTGGTCGAGGTACACGAAGATCGTGACCGTACTCCAATTGGTCTTCCTGTGTCTGCGACTCTTGCATAGGTGGTGGAGTCTGTAAACCTTGTTGCGAACCTGATGCGTAATTGTAGGCGTATGGTTGTTGTGACTCCTCGGGGATAAAAGATGGCCCAATAACGTCCTCTCTGAAGAAATCAGTATCTACAGCGTAAACATTGTCGCCAGGTTGGGTGTACTCATCGTTCCAATTTATATCAGGTATGCCCTGCACATAGAAACATTGTAAATAAAATATGTTAGAGGATAATATGTAATATCATTGTAAATGCATTAAAATGTAAACATGACTACCTGATCAGATCCCTCGCCTGTACTGTCTGGACATTCTACCTGGTACTGGTTTAAATCTGGGACACGAGTCTCCTCGGGCATGGAGATCCCTCGCGTGGAGAGATACGGCTGAGATCCCTCACCTTGAGTGTATGTGCCATATCCTGTGTATGCATATGGGTTTGGGGAAAGATACAGCTCGGGCATCGAATCCAAGCCCATGCCATGGTCCTGCGATGTCTGCCCCTGATGAAGCAGCACCGAAGAAGAGCCATGTAGTGGCAAAGAAGAGTCATATCGTGGCAATGTCGTTGTAGTACTCGGACCCTCCCCCCGCTGCCCATGGCTTGTACGCGCCTCGCTCGGTCTGGACGACGGCGCCGCACTTGGTCTGGCTGACCTCGGTACTGGCATGTTGTACGCTCCAGTGACAACGTTGTCGCCTCTACCACATCTCAACTTTGTTGCGATGTATTCTTTAACACGTTTATTGAATGACTTGACAGCCCTGGGCGGCATGCTTTCCGTCGCCATCTGCCCTATATCGTGGGCAGTTTGAAGCTGGAAAAAAATATTTTGTTGTTATT
This genomic window contains:
- the LOC123156668 gene encoding phosphatidylcholine:diacylglycerol cholinephosphotransferase 1, whose product is MPPPSLTAANDRVAAASAANGHAGPDARRRAGKGKKVHPLPADGAAMGDGASGGERLAGGRRPMDWLSPAGVAGILRRHPLPVLFACGLLLFMGVEYTIPMVPAAAPPLDLGFHATAAMHAGIAARPWLNSLLAALNTVFVAMQAAYILWAVLAEQRPRAAIATLMMFTCRGLLGCSTQLPLPAEFLGSGMDFPVGNVSFFLFYSGHVAGAVIASIDMRHVGRRRLAVLYDTLNLLQFVRLLACRGHYTIDLAVGVGAGLLFDMLAGWYLDSKNVDSGDNRCCSSCQKALVSQKLTS
- the LOC123156667 gene encoding phosphatidylinositol/phosphatidylcholine transfer protein SFH2, with protein sequence MGAACDDAVQQVARLLDQVEEPLKKTFQNVHQGYPTETLVRFLKAREWHVTNAHKMIVDCLNWRIQNEIDSILEKPIIPVDLYRSIRESQLVGLSGYSKEGVPVFAFGVGQSTYDKASVHYYVQSHIQINEYRDRIILPMATKKFRRPITTCIKVLDMTGLKLSALSLLKILTAISAVDELNYPEKAETYYIVNTPYIFSACWKVVKPLLQERTRKKVHVLSGRGKDELLKIMDHSSIPHFCRREGSSKVPLSSVDDCFSLDHPFHQELYHYIEQQALNQELIKQGSLHVDIPDQDPDDAMIVEVIQAEFHKLGEQNGSADGDHK
- the LOC123155912 gene encoding putative uncharacterized protein DDB_G0271982 — encoded protein: MKFFMCANYEEDPAVAISEYDKPPSPPPLCMYYHWIDTEKPAWAVTEIRERSRRAWNSLFTEERREKAETEEKVEQERELKEYYAEQHHFFQEMGKKNGEEARRMEEQERQRKEAREAERQRKKERAREAKAAEEAGDGKGKYPRWTQ